One Halomonas sp. M4R1S46 genomic window carries:
- the mtnN gene encoding 5'-methylthioadenosine/S-adenosylhomocysteine nucleosidase has protein sequence MKRIGIIGAMSQEVAQLAAMLEDRETRRHVGSTFHRGTLHGVEVVILQSGIGKVNAAIGTTLLLDMYQPEAIINTGSAGGFGEGLEIGDVVVSSEVRHHDVDAVVFGYEHGQVPDMPAAYLPDERLVRVARESVESMNEVRVVEGLIATGDVFMACPDLVAQTRSRFPTMLAAEMEAAAIAQTCHLYGCPFVVIRALSDIAGGGDNHLSFEEFLAKAADHSTRMVTAMVARLAEPATADAAVEG, from the coding sequence ATGAAACGCATCGGTATCATTGGCGCCATGTCCCAGGAAGTCGCCCAGCTGGCGGCCATGCTGGAAGATCGCGAGACCCGCCGCCATGTCGGCTCCACCTTCCATCGCGGCACGCTGCATGGGGTCGAGGTGGTGATCCTGCAGTCCGGCATCGGCAAGGTGAACGCCGCCATCGGCACCACCCTGCTGCTGGACATGTACCAGCCCGAGGCGATCATCAACACCGGCTCCGCCGGCGGCTTCGGCGAGGGGCTCGAGATCGGCGACGTGGTGGTCTCGAGCGAGGTACGTCACCACGACGTGGACGCCGTGGTGTTCGGCTACGAGCACGGCCAGGTGCCCGACATGCCCGCCGCCTACCTGCCCGACGAGCGCCTGGTGCGGGTGGCCCGGGAGAGCGTCGAGTCGATGAACGAGGTGCGCGTGGTCGAGGGGCTGATCGCCACCGGCGACGTCTTCATGGCCTGCCCCGACCTGGTCGCCCAGACGCGCTCGCGCTTCCCCACCATGCTCGCCGCCGAGATGGAGGCCGCGGCCATCGCCCAGACCTGCCATCTCTACGGCTGCCCCTTCGTGGTGATCCGCGCACTGTCCGACATCGCCGGCGGCGGCGACAACCACCTGTCGTTCGAGGAATTCCTCGCCAAGGCGGCCGACCACTCGACCCGCATGGTCACCGCCATGGTCGCCAGGCTCGCCGAGCCCGCAACCGCCGACGCCGCCGTCGAGGGGTAG
- the pyrC gene encoding dihydroorotase translates to MNSITLTRPDDWHLHLRDGEVLPAVVPASARQMGRAIIMPNLKPPVTTTEQARAYRERILAAVPAGHDFEPLMTLYLTDRTSAEEIERAHASGLVQAVKLYPAGATTNSDSGVTDLANCDAAIAAMARLGMPLLVHGEVTDAEIDIFDREAVFIERVMKPLLDRHPSLRVVFEHITTADAAAFVAASPANVAATITAHHLLFNRNRMLVGGIRPHYYCLPILKRERHRQALVEAATSGSSKFFLGTDSAPHAQGDKESACGCAGAYTAPAALELYATAFEQAGALERLEGFASHHGPAFYGLPRNTGTVTLVREPWTLPETLPYAAGQAIVPLQAGETLEWKLKG, encoded by the coding sequence GTGAACTCGATTACCCTGACCCGACCGGACGACTGGCACCTCCATCTGCGTGACGGCGAGGTGTTGCCGGCCGTGGTGCCGGCCAGTGCCCGCCAGATGGGTCGTGCCATCATCATGCCCAACCTCAAGCCGCCGGTGACCACCACCGAACAGGCCCGGGCCTATCGGGAGCGCATCCTCGCCGCCGTCCCGGCGGGACATGACTTCGAGCCGCTGATGACCCTGTATCTCACCGATCGCACCAGCGCCGAGGAGATCGAGCGGGCCCATGCCTCCGGCCTGGTGCAGGCCGTCAAGCTGTATCCGGCGGGCGCGACCACCAATTCCGATTCCGGCGTCACCGACCTGGCCAACTGCGATGCGGCCATCGCCGCCATGGCGCGGCTGGGCATGCCGCTGCTGGTGCATGGCGAGGTGACCGATGCCGAGATCGACATCTTCGACCGCGAGGCGGTGTTCATCGAGCGGGTGATGAAGCCGCTGCTGGACCGCCACCCGTCCCTGAGGGTGGTGTTCGAGCATATCACCACGGCCGACGCGGCCGCGTTCGTGGCCGCGTCGCCGGCCAACGTGGCGGCCACCATCACCGCCCATCACCTGCTGTTCAACCGCAACCGCATGCTGGTGGGCGGGATCCGCCCGCACTACTACTGCCTGCCGATCCTCAAGCGCGAGCGTCATCGCCAGGCGCTGGTCGAGGCCGCCACCTCCGGCAGCAGCAAGTTCTTCCTGGGCACCGACAGCGCGCCCCATGCCCAGGGCGACAAGGAGAGCGCCTGCGGATGTGCCGGGGCCTATACCGCGCCCGCGGCCCTCGAACTCTATGCCACCGCCTTCGAGCAGGCCGGCGCCCTGGAGCGGCTGGAGGGCTTCGCCAGCCATCACGGGCCGGCCTTCTACGGCCTGCCGCGCAACACCGGGACCGTCACCCTGGTCCGCGAGCCCTGGACGCTGCCGGAGACGCTGCCCTACGCGGCCGGCCAGGCCATCGTGCCGCTGCAGGCGGGCGAGACGCTGGAGTGGAAGCTGAAGGGATAA
- a CDS encoding NAD(P)/FAD-dependent oxidoreductase, translating into MAREIIVLGAGMVGVSVAWHLARRGHRVTLVDRRPPGSETSFGNAGIIQREAVRPYPFPRDLATLLRVLPNRQVDIRYRPGGMLRAAVPLLQYWRNSSPRRYRDIVPEYASLIALSLDAHAPMIEAAGAESLVRREGWLEVFRTREALEARLEEARDNQARFGVRHRALDSADLADMEPSLVEGLAGAVHWLDPWTVADPGGLVQAYARAFEAEGGRLLEAEVDEMARGPDGWRVSAGGERLLASDVVMAMGPWSREWLARLGQLIPLFVKRGYHMHYGSVGKARLNHWVMDAEVGYLLAPMRAGIRLTTGAELERLEAPPHLRQLAAAEEKARQLYPLGERLDPAPWKGARPCTPDMKPIIGPVEGQAGLWCAFGHGHQGFTLGPATGRLLAQLMDGETPEIDMRPFRVDRF; encoded by the coding sequence ATGGCGCGCGAGATCATCGTTCTGGGAGCCGGCATGGTGGGGGTGTCGGTGGCCTGGCACCTGGCACGGCGGGGGCACAGGGTGACCCTGGTGGATCGCCGTCCCCCGGGCTCCGAGACCTCCTTCGGCAATGCCGGGATCATCCAGCGCGAGGCGGTCCGCCCCTATCCCTTCCCCCGGGATCTCGCCACCCTGCTGCGAGTGCTGCCCAATCGGCAGGTCGATATTCGCTACCGGCCCGGTGGCATGCTGCGCGCCGCCGTCCCCCTGCTGCAGTACTGGCGGAATTCCTCTCCCCGTCGCTACCGGGACATCGTTCCCGAGTACGCCTCGCTGATCGCTCTCTCGCTGGACGCCCATGCGCCCATGATCGAGGCCGCGGGTGCCGAATCGCTGGTGCGTCGCGAGGGCTGGCTGGAGGTCTTTCGGACCCGGGAGGCCCTCGAGGCGCGCCTGGAGGAGGCCCGCGACAACCAGGCCCGGTTCGGGGTTCGCCACCGTGCGCTGGATAGCGCGGACCTCGCCGACATGGAGCCGAGCCTGGTGGAGGGCCTGGCCGGGGCCGTCCACTGGCTGGATCCCTGGACCGTCGCCGATCCGGGCGGCCTGGTCCAGGCCTATGCCCGGGCCTTCGAGGCCGAGGGCGGGCGCCTGCTCGAGGCCGAGGTCGACGAGATGGCCCGCGGCCCCGACGGCTGGCGGGTGAGTGCCGGCGGGGAACGCCTGCTGGCCAGCGACGTGGTGATGGCCATGGGCCCCTGGTCCCGGGAGTGGCTGGCCAGGCTGGGTCAGCTGATTCCGCTGTTCGTCAAGCGCGGCTACCACATGCACTACGGCAGCGTCGGCAAGGCGCGCCTCAATCACTGGGTGATGGATGCCGAAGTGGGCTACCTGCTGGCGCCGATGCGGGCCGGGATCCGCCTGACCACGGGCGCCGAGCTGGAGCGCCTCGAGGCGCCGCCCCACCTTCGCCAGCTGGCCGCGGCCGAAGAGAAGGCACGGCAGCTCTATCCCCTGGGGGAGCGCCTCGACCCGGCGCCCTGGAAGGGGGCCAGGCCCTGCACGCCGGACATGAAGCCGATCATCGGCCCCGTGGAGGGGCAGGCGGGGCTATGGTGCGCCTTCGGTCACGGCCACCAGGGCTTCACGCTGGGGCCGGCCACCGGCCGGCTGCTGGCACAGCTGATGGACGGGGAGACGCCGGAGATCGATATGCGGCCGTTCCGGGTGGATCGCTTCTAG